The Agelaius phoeniceus isolate bAgePho1 chromosome 4, bAgePho1.hap1, whole genome shotgun sequence genome includes a region encoding these proteins:
- the SLC34A2 gene encoding sodium-dependent phosphate transport protein 2B yields the protein MAPWPEVEKPETNNYIGDSSKQNQNMAGKEGENHKGNVASLGNKGEIQPAFSTVALIDETRPEEEDPWALPELQDTGIKWSDLDTKGKVIRVLYGIGKFIMLLGLLYMFVCSLDVLSSAFQLVGGKAAGDIFKDDSVLSNPVAGLVIGVLVTVMVQSSSTSSSIIVSMVSSTLLTVRAAIPIIMGANIGTSVTNTIVALMQAGDRNEFRRAFAGATIHDFFNWLAVFALLPIEVITGYLYHLTNVIVDSFHLESGEDAPELLKVITDPFTKLIIELDKSVINAIATNDESAKNKSLVKIWCVTETNVTLQNVTIPPSENCTSPDFCWTAGNVTWTLKNITETDYISKCQHIFVNSDLPDLGIGLILLALSLLVLCSCLIMIVKLLNSVLKGQVASVIKKTINTDFPFPFTWLAGYLAMLAGAGMTFVVQSSSVFTSAITPLVGIGVISIERSYPLTLGANIGTTTTAILAALASPGSTLKYSLQIALCHFFFNVSGIILFYPIPYTRLPIRMSKTLGNITAQYRWFAIFYLLLCFFLLPLFVFALSLAGWGVLLGVCLPLFLLFIAVVVINVMQKRRPHSLPEKLQNWDFLPVWMHSLEPWDNILMASLAFCGKHCCGFCKCCKVNAEQEGAKDKQLKTMEVYENTMAMADDERGGRRAPAVACVDKTGTNNTAL from the exons ATGGCTCCCTGGCCGGAGGTAGAAAAGCCTGAAACCAATAACTATATTGGGGACTCttccaaacaaaaccagaacatggctgggaaagaaggagaaaatcaCAAAG GCAACGTGGCTTCACTTGGAAATAAAGGGGAAATTCAACCTGCATTTTCCACAGTAGCTTTGATAGATGAGACAAGGCCAGAAGAAGAAGACCCGTGGGCTCTGCCAGAACTGCAGGACACTGGGATCAAGTGGTCAG ATCTGGATACAAAAGGAAAAGTCATTCGTGTACTCTATGGGATAGGGAAGTTCATTATGCTACTTGGATTACTCTACATGTTTGTGTGTTCTCTGGATGTACTGAGCTCTGCTTTTCAACTGGTAGGAG GTAAAGCAGCAGGGGACATATTTAAAGATGATTCAGTGCTCTCGAATCCTGTTGCGGGACTGGTGATCGGAGTTCTGGTGACTGTGATGGTCCAGAGTTCCAGCACCTCTTCATCCATCATAGTCAGCATGGTGTCCTCCACAT tGCTGACTGTTAGAGCAGCTATTCCTATCATCATGGGAGCAAACATTGGCACCTCAGTTACAAACACAATTGTGGCACTTATGCAAGCTGGGGACAGGAATGAATTTAGAAG GGCCTTTGCTGGGGCAACAATCCATGATTTCTTTAACTGGCTGGCTGTGTTTGCACTGTTACCCATTGAAGTCATTACTGGCTATCTCTACCATCTCACCAATGTTATAGTTGACTCCTTTCACCTTGAAAGTGGTGAGGATGCTCCAGAGCTACTAAAAGTTATCACAGACCCCTTTACAAAGCTCATCATTGAG CTTGATAAATCAGTAATAAATGCAATTGCCACTAATGATGAATCAGCAAAAAACAAAAGCCTGGTAAAGATCTGGTGTGTCACTGAAACCAATGTG ACACTGCAGAATGTCACAATTCCACCTTCCGAAAACTGCACATCTCCTGACTTCTGCTGGACTGCAGGAAATGTGACATGGACCCTCAAGAATATAACTGAAACAGACTATATCAGTAAAT gccaacacATCTTTGTAAACTCAGACCTGCCTGATCTTGGTATCGGGCTCATCCTCCTGGCTTTGTCCCTGCTTGTTCTCTGCTCCTGTTTGATAATGATCGTTAAGCTGTTAAACTCTGTGCTTAAAGGACAAGTGGCCAGCGTTATCAAGAAGACAATCAACACTG attttccatttccttttacTTGGCTCGCTGGATACTTGGCTATGCTCGCAGGGGCTGGTATGACCTTCGTTGTCCAAAGCAGTTCTGTTTTCACATCTGCTATTACACCCCTTGTTG GCATTGGCGTCATAAGCATTGAGCGCTCTTACCCCCTCACCTTGGGAGCCAACATTGGCACAACCACAACAGCTATActtgcagctttggcaagtccTGGGAGTACATTAAAATATTCATTACAG ATTGCCTTGTGCCACTTTTTCTTCAATGTCTCTGGGATAATTCTGTTTTATCCGATACCTTATACCCGCCTGCCAATCCGCATGAGCAAGACCTTGGGAAATATAACAGCCCAGTACAGATGGTTTGCTATATTTTATCTTCTcctctgtttctttctgttgCCTTTGTTTGTATTTGCTCTGTCactggcaggctggggagtCCTTTTGGGTGTTTGCCTTCCcctgtttcttctttttattgctGTGGTTGTAATTAATGTCATGCAGAAAAGGCGACCTCATTCACTGCCTGAGAAGCTCCAAAACTGGGATTTCCTACCTGTGTGGATGCACTCCCTAGAGCCCTGGGACAATATACTTATGGCTTCCCTTGCTTTTTGTGGGAAACACTGCTGTGGCTTCTGCAAGTGTTGCAAAGTCAATGCTGAACAGGAGGGTGCCAAAGACAAGCAGCTAAAAACTATGGAAGTTTATGAAAACACCATGGCAATGGCTGATGATGAAAGAGGTGGAAGAAGGGCACCAGCAGTAGCTTGTGTTGACAAAACAGGCACAAACAACACAGCCTTATAG